The following proteins are co-located in the Aeromicrobium phoceense genome:
- the rpmE gene encoding 50S ribosomal protein L31 — protein MKKDIHPAYVETQVTCTCGNSFTTRSTATEGSLRADVCSACHPFYTGKQKILDTGGRVARFEKRYGKK, from the coding sequence ATGAAGAAGGACATCCACCCCGCGTACGTGGAGACCCAGGTCACCTGCACCTGCGGCAACTCGTTCACCACCCGCAGCACGGCCACCGAGGGCTCCCTCCGCGCCGATGTCTGCTCGGCCTGCCACCCGTTCTACACGGGCAAGCAGAAGATCCTCGACACCGGCGGCCGCGTCGCCCGGTTCGAGAAGCGCTACGGCAAGAAGTAG
- the rho gene encoding transcription termination factor Rho, translating into MTESTTVDPTPADGADKAPAKAPRKTGGALGGKVIAELQEIAAGLGIEGAAKMRKGQLIDAIKTARGDAKPVEAPRASQDSQDTLIDVPAETTTKARTTKRPARASRAAGAPKSSAPVEQAETRESDAAETAGPAETSDQGETRRDRSQGEKQSDQAQGDRSQGEKQAEKGQGDRSRGEKQADKGQDDRSRGEKQADKGQEDRRDRESGDREGNRGQGRQDRQGGNQNRQDRQDRQDRQGGGQRTQGGGQNRDQSRDQNRDQDEDGGRRRNRRGRNRGGSTGRGLEDNPTFTEDDVLVPAAGILDIHDNYAFVRTTGYLPSENDVYVSMALVRKLGLRRGDAITGQVRQPREGERKEKFNPMVKVDSVNGSDADEAKRRVDFSKLTPLYPSERLRLEGQAGGLTGRVIDLVSPIGKGQRGLIVSPPKAGKTMVMQQVANAITENNPECHLMIVLVDERPEEVTDFQRTVKGEVIASTFDRPASDHTTVAELAIERAKRLVELGHDVVVLLDGITRLGRAYNLAAPASGRIMSGGVDSSALYPPKKFFGAARNIEDGGSLTILATALIETGSRMDEVIFEEFKGTGNWELRLRREFADKRIFPAIDVDASSTRREELLMARDELAIVWKLRRLLSGLDGQQGLELILGKLKKTQNNVEFLMEINKTMPGGASNGEN; encoded by the coding sequence GTGACGGAATCAACCACGGTCGATCCCACGCCCGCGGACGGTGCCGACAAGGCCCCCGCGAAGGCCCCCCGCAAGACCGGGGGAGCGCTCGGCGGAAAGGTGATCGCCGAACTCCAGGAGATCGCCGCCGGCCTCGGCATCGAGGGTGCCGCCAAGATGCGCAAGGGTCAGCTGATCGACGCCATCAAGACCGCCCGCGGTGACGCGAAGCCGGTCGAGGCGCCCCGTGCCAGCCAGGACAGCCAGGACACGCTCATCGACGTGCCGGCCGAGACCACGACCAAGGCCAGGACGACGAAGCGCCCGGCGCGCGCCAGCCGCGCCGCCGGTGCCCCCAAGTCCTCCGCGCCGGTCGAGCAGGCCGAGACGCGCGAGAGCGACGCCGCCGAGACCGCCGGGCCGGCCGAGACGTCCGACCAGGGCGAGACCCGTCGCGACCGCTCGCAGGGCGAGAAGCAGTCCGACCAGGCTCAGGGCGACCGCTCGCAGGGTGAGAAGCAGGCCGAGAAGGGCCAGGGCGACCGCTCGCGCGGCGAGAAGCAGGCCGACAAGGGTCAGGACGACCGCTCGCGCGGCGAGAAGCAGGCCGACAAGGGCCAGGAGGATCGTCGCGACCGCGAGTCCGGCGACCGCGAGGGCAACCGCGGCCAGGGCCGCCAGGATCGCCAGGGCGGCAACCAGAACCGCCAGGACCGCCAGGATCGCCAGGACCGCCAGGGCGGCGGCCAGCGCACCCAGGGTGGCGGCCAGAACCGCGATCAGAGCCGCGACCAGAACCGTGACCAGGACGAGGACGGCGGACGCCGTCGCAACCGTCGCGGCCGCAACCGCGGCGGCAGCACGGGCCGCGGCCTCGAGGACAACCCCACCTTCACCGAGGACGACGTCCTGGTGCCGGCCGCGGGCATCCTCGACATCCACGACAACTACGCGTTCGTGCGCACCACGGGCTACCTGCCCAGCGAGAACGACGTCTACGTCTCGATGGCGCTCGTGCGCAAGCTCGGCCTGCGCCGCGGTGACGCGATCACCGGCCAGGTGCGCCAGCCCCGTGAGGGCGAGCGCAAGGAGAAGTTCAACCCGATGGTCAAGGTCGACTCGGTCAACGGGTCGGACGCCGACGAGGCCAAGCGCCGCGTCGACTTCTCCAAGCTGACGCCGCTGTACCCCTCGGAGCGCCTGCGCCTCGAGGGCCAGGCCGGTGGCCTGACGGGCCGCGTCATCGACCTCGTCTCGCCGATCGGCAAGGGCCAGCGCGGCCTCATCGTCTCGCCGCCCAAGGCGGGCAAGACGATGGTGATGCAGCAGGTCGCCAACGCGATCACCGAGAACAACCCCGAGTGCCACCTGATGATCGTCCTGGTGGACGAGCGTCCGGAGGAGGTCACCGACTTCCAGCGCACCGTCAAGGGCGAGGTCATCGCCTCCACGTTCGACCGTCCGGCCTCCGACCACACCACCGTGGCCGAGCTGGCGATCGAGCGCGCCAAGCGCCTCGTCGAGCTGGGCCACGACGTGGTCGTGCTGCTCGACGGCATCACCCGCCTGGGCCGGGCCTACAACCTGGCCGCGCCCGCCTCCGGACGCATCATGTCCGGCGGCGTCGACTCCTCGGCGCTGTACCCGCCGAAGAAGTTCTTCGGCGCGGCGCGCAACATCGAGGACGGCGGCTCGCTGACCATCCTGGCGACCGCGCTGATCGAGACCGGCTCGCGCATGGACGAGGTCATCTTCGAGGAGTTCAAGGGCACCGGAAACTGGGAGCTGCGCCTGCGCCGCGAGTTCGCGGACAAGCGGATCTTCCCGGCGATCGACGTCGACGCCTCCAGCACCCGCCGCGAGGAGCTGCTCATGGCTCGCGACGAGCTGGCCATCGTGTGGAAGCTGCGCCGCCTGCTCTCGGGCCTCGACGGCCAGCAGGGCCTCGAGCTCATCCTGGGCAAGCTCAAGAAGACGCAGAACAACGTCGAGTTCCTCATGGAGATCAACAAGACGATGCCCGGCGGTGCGAGCAACGGCGAGAACTGA
- the argS gene encoding arginine--tRNA ligase, protein MTPDQLSDAIVAALTSLVDAGRVTLPDPVPAQVRVERPKVKEHGDYATNIAMQLGKKAGMNPRAFAELLAAELAASDGIAGAEVAGPGFLNIRVAAGAQGEIARHVLEAGEAYGYAPPSGRKVDMEFISANPTGPLHLGHTRWAAVGDAIGRVMAAAGDEVTREFYINDRGNQMDKFGASLMARAHGQEPPEDGYLGAYVADLAARIVEDAPSIMSLPEDEQLVAFREAGYTLQLGEHQSELAEFNTHFDVWFSERSLHESDAVERGMVKLREQGRLFESEGATWMRTTDFGDDKDRVLLRGNGELTYFASDTAYYVDKRDRGFDTCIYLLGADHHGYVGRLNAMAACVGDTPGEQIEVLIGQLVKIMQDGKELKLSKRAGTIVSLRELIDLIGVDPLRYTLIRYPADSPLTLDVAEMTRKSNDNPVYYVQYAHARLSSIIRNGADLGLTADLDRFDPSLLVEDRAGDLLRALAEFPRVVARAAELREPHRVARYLEDTASTFHKFYDVCRVLPQGDEEPTDTHRARLVLVAATRQVVATGLDLLGVSAPERM, encoded by the coding sequence GTGACCCCCGACCAGCTTTCCGACGCCATCGTCGCCGCCCTGACGTCCCTCGTGGACGCGGGCCGCGTGACCCTTCCCGACCCGGTCCCCGCCCAGGTCCGCGTCGAGCGACCGAAGGTCAAGGAGCACGGCGACTACGCCACGAACATCGCGATGCAGCTGGGCAAGAAGGCCGGCATGAACCCGCGCGCGTTCGCCGAGCTGCTCGCCGCCGAGCTGGCCGCGTCCGACGGCATCGCCGGCGCCGAGGTGGCCGGCCCCGGCTTCCTCAACATCCGTGTCGCTGCGGGTGCCCAGGGCGAGATCGCGCGCCACGTCCTCGAGGCGGGGGAGGCCTACGGCTACGCGCCGCCCTCCGGCCGCAAGGTCGACATGGAGTTCATCAGCGCCAACCCTACGGGTCCGCTGCACCTCGGTCACACCCGCTGGGCGGCCGTCGGCGACGCGATCGGCCGCGTGATGGCGGCGGCGGGCGACGAGGTCACCCGTGAGTTCTACATCAACGACCGCGGCAACCAGATGGACAAGTTCGGTGCCTCCCTGATGGCGCGGGCCCACGGCCAGGAGCCGCCCGAGGACGGCTACCTGGGCGCCTACGTCGCCGACCTCGCCGCCCGGATCGTCGAGGACGCCCCTTCGATCATGAGCCTGCCCGAGGACGAGCAGCTGGTGGCCTTCCGCGAGGCCGGCTACACGCTGCAGCTGGGCGAGCACCAGTCCGAGCTGGCCGAGTTCAACACCCACTTCGACGTCTGGTTCTCCGAGCGCTCGCTGCACGAGTCCGACGCCGTCGAGCGCGGCATGGTCAAGTTGCGCGAGCAGGGCCGGCTGTTCGAGTCCGAGGGCGCCACGTGGATGCGCACCACCGACTTCGGCGACGACAAGGACCGGGTGCTGCTGCGCGGCAACGGCGAGCTCACCTACTTCGCGTCCGACACGGCCTACTACGTCGACAAGCGCGACCGCGGCTTCGACACCTGCATCTACCTGCTCGGCGCCGACCACCACGGCTACGTCGGGCGCCTCAACGCGATGGCGGCCTGCGTCGGCGACACCCCGGGCGAGCAGATCGAGGTCCTCATCGGCCAGCTCGTGAAGATCATGCAGGACGGCAAGGAGCTCAAGCTCAGCAAGCGCGCGGGCACGATCGTGTCGCTGCGCGAGCTGATCGACCTCATCGGCGTCGACCCGCTGCGGTACACGCTGATCCGGTACCCGGCCGACTCGCCGCTCACGCTCGACGTCGCCGAGATGACGCGCAAGAGCAACGACAACCCCGTCTACTACGTGCAGTACGCGCACGCCCGGCTGTCGTCGATCATCCGCAACGGCGCCGACCTGGGCCTGACCGCCGACCTCGACCGGTTCGACCCGTCGCTGCTCGTCGAGGACCGCGCCGGCGACCTGCTGCGCGCCCTGGCGGAGTTTCCGCGGGTCGTGGCGCGCGCCGCCGAGCTGCGCGAGCCGCACCGGGTCGCCCGGTACCTCGAGGACACGGCCTCCACGTTCCACAAGTTCTACGACGTCTGCCGGGTCCTCCCGCAGGGCGACGAGGAGCCCACGGACACCCACCGCGCCCGGCTCGTGCTGGTCGCGGCCACGCGCCAGGTGGTCGCCACCGGGCTCGACCTGCTGGGCGTCTCGGCGCCGGAACGGATGTGA
- a CDS encoding glutathione peroxidase, with protein MTTAWDFSATTIDGMEQQLADYRGKVALVVNTASQCGFTPQYGPLQDLYDTYADRGFVVLGFPCDQFGGQEPGAEDEIATFCESQFGVQFPMFSKVKVNGSDAHPLFQWLKSEKKGVLGGAIKWNFTKFLVDTEGTVVKRYGSTTSPEDIAKDIEALLPA; from the coding sequence ATGACCACCGCCTGGGACTTCAGCGCCACCACGATCGACGGCATGGAGCAGCAGCTCGCCGACTACCGCGGCAAGGTCGCGCTCGTCGTCAACACCGCCTCGCAGTGTGGCTTCACGCCGCAGTACGGACCCCTGCAGGACCTCTACGACACCTACGCCGATCGCGGCTTCGTCGTGCTGGGCTTCCCGTGCGACCAGTTCGGCGGTCAGGAGCCGGGCGCCGAGGACGAGATCGCCACGTTCTGCGAGTCGCAGTTCGGCGTGCAGTTCCCGATGTTCTCCAAGGTGAAGGTCAACGGCTCGGACGCCCACCCGCTCTTCCAGTGGCTGAAGTCGGAGAAGAAGGGCGTCCTCGGGGGTGCGATCAAGTGGAACTTCACCAAGTTCCTGGTCGACACCGAGGGCACGGTGGTCAAGCGCTACGGCTCGACGACGAGCCCCGAGGACATCGCGAAGGACATCGAGGCGCTGCTTCCGGCCTGA
- the thrB gene encoding homoserine kinase, translated as MTFVDVPVTVRVPATSANLGPGFDSLGMALSWYDEVTAEVTTSGLTFDIEGEGADEVPRDETHLLYRAMDAAFDLLGEKPAGLHLTCRNTIPHGRGLGSSAAAIAAGVVLARALVVGGDERVDDTTLFGLATDLEGHPDNVAPALFGGFTISWIEGAAAETLRLDVEADVTVFVPPEPVATSVARGLLPEQVPHGDASFNAGRTALLVAALTSAPERLISATEDRLHQPYRAEAMPDSYKLVRQLRVEGVPAVISGAGPTVLAFAHGLEAWSPAGWARRELRVSPEGVHFRS; from the coding sequence ATGACCTTCGTCGACGTGCCGGTGACCGTCCGGGTCCCGGCCACCAGCGCCAATCTCGGACCCGGCTTCGACTCCCTCGGGATGGCGCTGTCCTGGTACGACGAGGTCACGGCCGAGGTCACCACCTCGGGCCTGACGTTCGACATCGAGGGCGAGGGTGCCGACGAGGTCCCGCGCGACGAGACGCACCTGCTGTACCGCGCGATGGACGCCGCGTTCGACCTCCTCGGCGAGAAGCCGGCGGGCCTGCACCTGACGTGCCGCAACACGATTCCCCACGGCCGCGGCCTTGGCTCCTCGGCCGCGGCGATCGCCGCGGGCGTCGTGCTCGCCCGCGCCCTGGTCGTCGGCGGCGACGAGCGCGTCGACGACACCACGCTCTTCGGCCTGGCCACCGATCTCGAGGGTCACCCCGACAACGTCGCACCGGCGCTGTTCGGCGGCTTCACCATCTCGTGGATCGAGGGCGCCGCGGCCGAGACGCTGCGGCTCGACGTCGAGGCCGACGTCACCGTGTTCGTCCCGCCGGAGCCGGTCGCCACCTCCGTGGCCCGCGGCCTGCTGCCCGAGCAGGTCCCGCACGGGGACGCCTCCTTCAACGCCGGGCGCACGGCCCTGCTGGTGGCGGCACTCACCTCCGCGCCCGAGCGGCTGATCTCGGCCACCGAGGACCGGTTGCACCAGCCGTACCGCGCCGAGGCGATGCCCGACTCCTACAAGTTGGTCCGCCAGCTGCGTGTCGAGGGCGTGCCCGCGGTCATCTCCGGAGCCGGCCCGACGGTGCTGGCATTCGCGCACGGACTCGAGGCCTGGAGCCCGGCCGGATGGGCTCGACGCGAACTGCGCGTGTCGCCCGAAGGCGTGCACTTCCGGTCCTGA
- the thrC gene encoding threonine synthase, giving the protein MASPWRGVIEEYRDRIPLEPGATVVSLGEGGTPLIHSAWLSGLVAGDVWVKVEGNNPTGSFKDRGMTTAISAAVAEGAKAVVCASTGNTSASMTAYAARAGLTPIVLVPQGKIAAGKMAQAVMHGGDIIQVRGNFDDCLNMSRGLAKEYPVALVNSVNPMRLEGQKTASFEIVDVLGRAPDIHVLPVGNAGNISAYWKGFVEYHESGDASSRPRMWGFQAAGAAPLVRGEIVTHPETIATAIRIGNPASWTLAENARDESGGRIDAVSDEQILHAQRELGRHEGIFVEPASAAGVAGLLAAVQAGEVPTGLTITVTVTGHGLKDIDTPLSQIGSIVDTVVDADVHAAAEAAGLA; this is encoded by the coding sequence ATGGCCAGCCCGTGGCGCGGAGTCATCGAGGAGTACCGGGACCGGATCCCGCTCGAGCCGGGCGCGACCGTCGTGTCGCTGGGGGAGGGCGGCACGCCGCTCATCCACTCGGCGTGGCTGTCCGGCCTCGTCGCCGGCGACGTCTGGGTGAAGGTCGAGGGGAACAACCCCACCGGCTCCTTCAAGGACCGCGGCATGACCACGGCGATCTCCGCCGCGGTGGCCGAGGGCGCCAAGGCCGTCGTGTGCGCCTCCACCGGCAACACCTCGGCGTCGATGACGGCCTATGCCGCGCGCGCAGGGCTCACCCCGATCGTGCTCGTGCCCCAGGGCAAGATCGCGGCCGGGAAGATGGCCCAGGCGGTCATGCACGGCGGTGACATCATCCAGGTCCGCGGCAACTTCGACGACTGCCTGAACATGTCGCGCGGGCTGGCCAAGGAGTACCCCGTCGCGCTGGTCAACTCGGTCAACCCGATGCGCCTCGAAGGTCAGAAGACCGCCTCGTTCGAGATCGTCGACGTGCTCGGCCGGGCGCCCGACATCCACGTCCTCCCGGTCGGCAACGCCGGCAACATCAGCGCGTACTGGAAGGGCTTCGTGGAGTACCACGAGTCCGGCGACGCCTCCTCGCGTCCGCGGATGTGGGGCTTCCAGGCCGCCGGCGCCGCGCCGCTCGTGCGGGGCGAGATCGTCACCCACCCCGAGACCATCGCCACCGCGATCCGGATCGGCAACCCGGCCTCGTGGACGCTGGCCGAGAACGCCCGCGACGAGTCGGGCGGCCGGATCGACGCCGTCAGCGACGAGCAGATCCTGCACGCCCAGCGCGAGCTCGGGCGCCACGAGGGCATCTTCGTCGAGCCCGCGTCCGCCGCGGGCGTCGCCGGTCTGCTTGCCGCCGTCCAGGCGGGGGAGGTGCCGACCGGCCTGACGATCACGGTCACCGTCACCGGGCACGGCCTGAAGGACATCGACACGCCGCTGTCGCAGATCGGCTCGATCGTCGACACGGTCGTCGACGCCGACGTGCACGCGGCCGCCGAGGCAGCCGGGCTCGCATGA
- the lysA gene encoding diaminopimelate decarboxylase — protein MMRSHEAGALHGQAGTRGPEWLREPDDSNELVPHLWSANVSKIDGVLTIAGEPATDLAQEFGTPLYVVDEDDFRARARGFREAFPDADVYYAGKAFLCVATARWIAEEGLNLDVCTGGELAVALRAGFPPARIGHHGNNKSVAELRRALEVGVGRIVIDSFEEIDRLAALSAELDVRAPVMVRVTAGVEAHTHEYISTSHEDQKFGFSISDGAALEAVRRVLAADGLEFLGLHSHIGSQIFVTDGFEVAARRVLRLHEQIARELGVTAPELDLGGGFGIAYTTQDDPRPAEDLGREIVKIVTDECAALKIDVPQLSIEPGRAIAGPSTFTLYEVGTTKAVGLDGGGSRMYVSVDGGMSDNIRPALYGADYSCTLASRESEARPVLARVVGKHCESGDIVVKSEFLPSDIAAGDLLAVPGTGAYCRSLASNYNHVPRAAVVAVRDGEARLILRRETEDDLLALDVE, from the coding sequence ATGATGCGATCGCACGAGGCAGGCGCCCTGCACGGTCAGGCCGGCACCCGTGGCCCCGAGTGGCTGCGCGAGCCCGACGACTCCAACGAGCTCGTGCCGCACCTGTGGTCGGCCAACGTCAGCAAGATCGACGGCGTGCTCACGATCGCGGGGGAGCCGGCCACGGACCTGGCGCAGGAGTTCGGCACCCCGCTCTACGTCGTCGACGAGGACGACTTCCGGGCGCGGGCCCGCGGCTTCCGCGAGGCGTTCCCCGACGCCGACGTCTACTACGCCGGCAAGGCGTTCCTGTGCGTCGCCACGGCTCGTTGGATCGCCGAGGAGGGCCTCAACCTCGACGTGTGCACCGGGGGAGAGCTGGCGGTCGCGCTGCGCGCCGGGTTCCCGCCCGCCCGCATCGGCCACCACGGCAACAACAAGTCCGTCGCCGAGCTGCGCCGGGCCCTCGAGGTCGGCGTCGGCCGCATCGTCATCGACTCGTTCGAGGAGATCGACCGGCTCGCCGCCCTCAGTGCCGAGCTCGACGTGCGCGCGCCCGTGATGGTGCGGGTCACCGCCGGCGTCGAGGCGCACACGCACGAGTACATCTCCACCTCGCACGAGGACCAGAAGTTCGGCTTCTCCATCTCCGACGGCGCCGCGCTCGAGGCCGTCCGCCGGGTACTGGCCGCCGACGGGCTGGAGTTCCTCGGTCTCCACTCGCACATCGGCTCGCAGATCTTCGTCACCGACGGCTTCGAGGTCGCCGCGCGGCGCGTGCTGCGCCTGCACGAGCAGATCGCCCGCGAGCTCGGCGTCACCGCGCCCGAGCTCGACCTCGGCGGCGGCTTCGGCATCGCGTACACGACGCAGGACGACCCCCGGCCCGCCGAGGACCTGGGCCGCGAGATCGTGAAGATCGTCACCGACGAGTGCGCCGCCCTGAAGATCGACGTGCCCCAGCTGTCGATCGAGCCCGGCCGCGCGATCGCCGGGCCCTCCACCTTCACGCTCTACGAGGTGGGCACCACCAAGGCCGTGGGCCTCGACGGCGGCGGCTCGCGGATGTACGTCTCGGTCGACGGCGGCATGAGCGACAACATCCGCCCCGCGCTCTACGGCGCCGACTACTCGTGCACCCTCGCGTCGCGCGAGTCCGAGGCCCGCCCAGTGCTCGCCCGCGTCGTGGGCAAGCACTGCGAGTCCGGCGACATCGTGGTGAAGTCCGAGTTCCTGCCCTCGGACATCGCCGCGGGCGACCTGCTGGCCGTGCCGGGCACGGGGGCCTACTGCCGCTCGCTGGCCAGCAACTACAACCACGTGCCGCGCGCGGCGGTCGTGGCCGTGCGCGACGGCGAGGCGCGCCTCATCCTGCGCCGCGAGACCGAGGACGACCTGCTCGCCCTCGACGTCGAGTGA
- a CDS encoding response regulator, giving the protein MPPTVLVVDDTASIRFLIRTNLELAGFDVIEAEDGQDCLDVLASLDELPGLITMDMMMPRMDGVTAITRIRADARYAGVGLVMVSTQSQQIDLNRAAAAGVDDYVTKPFDPDTLVATVRRVLESRQ; this is encoded by the coding sequence GTGCCCCCCACCGTGCTGGTCGTCGACGACACGGCGTCCATTCGCTTCCTGATCCGCACCAACCTCGAACTGGCAGGCTTCGACGTGATCGAGGCGGAGGACGGACAGGACTGTCTCGACGTCCTCGCGTCCCTCGACGAGCTGCCGGGCCTCATCACGATGGACATGATGATGCCGCGCATGGACGGCGTCACCGCCATCACGCGCATCCGGGCCGATGCGCGTTACGCGGGCGTGGGGCTGGTCATGGTGTCCACCCAGAGCCAGCAGATCGACCTCAACCGCGCCGCGGCGGCCGGCGTCGACGACTACGTCACGAAGCCGTTCGACCCGGACACGCTCGTCGCGACCGTGCGCCGGGTCCTCGAATCCCGGCAGTAG
- a CDS encoding homoserine dehydrogenase, translated as MTTSAPARPIRIAMLGCGVVGTEVARFLLRDAEELGRRVGAPVELVGIAVRRLERTRSLDIPSELFTTDAKALVTRGDLDVVIEVIGGIEPARELILAALESGASVVTANKALLAEDGDTLYEAAVKAERDLYYEAAVAGAIPIVRPLRESLAGDRVERVLGIVNGTTNFILDAMTTTGAGFDDALDEAQRLGFAEADPTADVEGFDAAAKAAILAGLAFHTRVTIADVHREGITEVTAADVASASEIGSVVKLLAICEIDPEGTAVSVRVHPAMIPATHPLASVRGAYNAVFVESEAAGQLMFYGPGAGGAPTASAVLGDVVTVARHRVDGVFGPGETVHAQVEVLDIGRARTRYHVQIDVEDRPGVLAAVAEAFAVHDVSIKTVRQEGRGGDAQLVVVTHEADDAALAATVRQLRDLEMVRGVSSVMRVEGVS; from the coding sequence GTGACCACGTCCGCTCCCGCCCGCCCGATCCGCATCGCGATGCTCGGCTGTGGTGTCGTCGGCACCGAGGTCGCCCGGTTCCTCCTGCGCGACGCCGAGGAGCTCGGCCGCCGCGTCGGTGCACCGGTCGAGCTGGTCGGGATCGCCGTCCGTCGCCTCGAGCGCACGCGCAGCCTCGACATCCCCTCCGAGCTGTTCACCACCGACGCCAAGGCCCTCGTCACCCGGGGCGACCTCGACGTCGTCATCGAGGTCATCGGCGGCATCGAGCCCGCCCGCGAGCTCATCCTGGCCGCCCTCGAGAGCGGCGCGTCGGTCGTCACCGCGAACAAGGCCCTGCTGGCCGAGGACGGCGACACCCTCTACGAGGCGGCGGTCAAGGCCGAGCGCGACCTCTACTACGAGGCCGCCGTCGCCGGTGCCATCCCGATCGTCCGCCCGTTGCGCGAGTCGCTCGCCGGCGACCGGGTCGAGCGGGTGCTCGGCATCGTCAACGGCACCACCAACTTCATCCTCGACGCCATGACCACCACGGGCGCGGGCTTCGACGACGCGCTCGACGAGGCCCAGCGCCTCGGGTTCGCCGAGGCCGATCCCACCGCCGACGTGGAGGGCTTCGACGCCGCCGCCAAGGCCGCGATCCTGGCCGGTCTGGCGTTCCACACACGCGTCACCATCGCCGACGTCCACCGCGAGGGCATCACCGAGGTCACCGCCGCCGACGTGGCGTCGGCCTCCGAGATCGGCTCGGTCGTCAAGCTGCTGGCGATCTGCGAGATCGACCCCGAGGGCACCGCGGTGTCCGTGCGCGTCCACCCCGCGATGATCCCGGCCACGCATCCGCTGGCCAGCGTCCGCGGCGCCTACAACGCCGTCTTCGTCGAGAGCGAGGCCGCCGGCCAGCTCATGTTCTACGGGCCCGGCGCCGGCGGTGCACCCACCGCGAGCGCGGTCCTCGGCGACGTCGTCACCGTGGCCCGCCATCGCGTCGACGGCGTCTTCGGCCCCGGCGAGACCGTGCACGCCCAGGTGGAGGTGCTCGACATCGGCCGGGCCCGCACGCGGTACCACGTCCAGATCGACGTCGAGGACCGTCCGGGTGTGCTGGCCGCCGTCGCGGAGGCGTTCGCCGTCCACGACGTCTCGATCAAGACGGTCCGCCAGGAGGGCCGCGGCGGCGACGCCCAGCTCGTCGTCGTCACCCATGAGGCCGACGACGCCGCACTCGCGGCGACGGTGCGTCAGCTCCGCGACCTCGAAATGGTGCGCGGGGTCTCGTCGGTCATGCGAGTCGAAGGAGTGTCGTGA
- a CDS encoding MarR family transcriptional regulator — protein MTREPATVLDKLLHLSSLMAADLSRFERESGLTTARTHVLWMLGLSGPSTQQALAAALEVTPRNVTGLVDGLVASGHVTREPHPTDRRAILVTPTEVGERTIRDLRESHANLARQLFGDVPERRLAAFESTLDETIATFLRLMQEST, from the coding sequence GTGACCCGCGAACCGGCGACCGTGCTCGACAAGCTGCTGCACCTCTCGTCGCTGATGGCGGCCGACCTGAGCCGGTTCGAGCGGGAGTCGGGACTCACCACGGCCCGCACCCACGTGCTCTGGATGCTCGGCCTGTCCGGCCCCAGCACGCAGCAGGCGCTCGCCGCCGCTCTGGAGGTGACGCCGCGGAACGTCACCGGGCTCGTGGACGGCCTGGTCGCCTCGGGACACGTCACCCGCGAGCCGCACCCCACCGACCGCCGCGCCATCCTGGTGACCCCGACCGAGGTCGGCGAACGGACGATCCGCGACCTCCGTGAGAGCCATGCCAATCTCGCGCGGCAGCTCTTCGGCGACGTTCCCGAGCGCAGGCTGGCCGCGTTCGAGTCCACGCTCGACGAGACCATCGCGACCTTCCTGCGACTCATGCAGGAAAGCACGTGA